Below is a window of Desmonostoc muscorum LEGE 12446 DNA.
CCTGCTGGTAAAATAGAAATTACCTCAATTCCACTAGAATGTAATTCCATTCGTAAAGAATCTGTAATTGATTCGATCGCAAATTTGGAAGCAGATAAAAGACTTCTATAAGGTAGAGCTAATCTGCCACAAATTGCACTGATATTAATAATGCGACCTTTTGCTTTTCTAATTAATGGTAAGAATGCTTGTGTAACAGCAATTTGACCAACAACATTGACTTCAAAATTAAATCTAATATCATCTATTGGAATACATTCTAAAGGGCCATCTACGGCGACAACTGCGTTATTAATTAAGGCGAATAAGCCTGCATCGCCAACTGCTAGCGAGACAAATTCGGTAGCAGATTTAATTTCTTGGGCTTTTGTGATATCCATAATAATTGGAGTTAAATTACCAGATGCAGCTTGCTTTAGTGACTGTGCATCTTTCTCAGTGCGGACTCCAGCAAAAACGTTATACCCTTGCTTAGCGAGTGAAAGCGCAGTCGCTCGACCTAAACCTGTGGATGTTCCTGTAATGACAACTGCGCCTTTATGACTCTGATTCATACCTATTTCCTCCCAGAAAAAATGTATTTTTATGCCCGAAAAGTTAAATTTAGAAATATGGCGTATGTCAGCTGAATAAAAAACTAAATTCAAGAGCTAAACCAAGTCAGAAACAAGTGGCTGCGACTTTTCTTGATGCTGACGCCGACCATGCATAACCATCTTCACGCCACTCTCGGCGTAACATTGATCGTTGGAATGCTTTTGTCGTTCTGGTCGCTTGTTAACCAGCGTTAATTTATAGTTTGAAAGAATTGTTGCTAACACAAGCTTCATTTGAAAGATAGAAAAAGACCCTGCAATACAACTACGAGCGCCACCACCGAAGGGGATAAATTCATAGGGAGAGAATTTTTTTTCTAGAAAGCGCTCTGGCTTAAATTCTTTCGGCTCTGGGTACACATCTTCACGTTGATGTGTTGAATAAATATTGGTAAAGAGTACTGTACCTGGAATTAACTCATACCCCATGATTTCCACTGGGGACATTACCACCCTTGGCAGCGAGAACATCGAACTTGGGTAAATTCGTAAAGTTTCGTGACAAACAGCATTAAGGTAGGGTAATGCGACAATCCTCAGAGGATCTGGATTTTCACCAAGGCTATCAAGTTCCTCAAGCAGTTGCTCCCGAACATCTGTTAAACGATGGACCCAGTATAATAACCAAGTAAGCGAATCTGTTGCACCATTATTACTTGCTGATATAGGCAAAAACAGGAGATCGCGCACTTCTTCATCGCTTAATGGTTCACCTGTTTCATCACAAGCAAATATCAGATCAGAGAGCATATCACTACATGAAGGATCTGCTTGCTTGCGACGTTCTTTAACTTCATCGTATAAAAATTGAAAAATTTCTTTTAGAAGATACTTATGGTATCCCCACGGACTTAATCGCCCTAAATCCAATTGTGTAAAAGGCAATTTTTTTATGATATTAAACAGAGTAGATTTTTCATATTTCATGCAAGAGGTATATAAATGTTTTATTTTTTCATAACGCTCTCCTTCTCGTAATCCAATCACAACCTCTATAGCTACTTGCAAGGTAATTTTTGATAAGATTTCATTGGCAATGAAAGTTTTAGGGTAGGCGTAGCCCGCCGCAGATATCGCCTGTTGATTAATGATTTTTTTGGTGATTTCACAAATAGTTTTTCCACTAGCATTCATCCGCTCTCCGTGGTAAGCCTTCATCAAGATAGAACGGCGATGTTTGTGAACTAAACCATCAATATGAAGGATTCCTTGCTGTCCCATTTGTCCGACTGAAATTGGGGAATCTCCTGGGGGAATAGTAGAGATTGTAATTTCTTTAGTATTAGTTAAATACTGCTTTATTCCTGAGGGATTGCTGACATAAACTATTGGTGTCGAACCAGACGTTATAGTTACAATGTCGCCATAGCGTTTGTAAATAGCATCTAAACAGTCAAGCGGGTTGTTATCGAGTTGCTGACGTAGTAGCCATAAGGGTGTTTTAGGTCCAGGAGGTAGTGTCATAAATCTTGTTTAATCCTATGATTATTCAGCAGTCAGAATTAAGAATTCAGAAGTAAAACAGACTTTAGTCAGAGTTTTGAAATTTGGGATGTGTACTTGAGTAAGTTGAAATCCGCTGTATATATCAATATGACGGAGTGAAAAATCAAATCTAGAGGCTAAACTAAACCAGCAGCTAATGGTTGCGACTGTCCTCGATCTTGACAGCGACTATGCATAACCATCTTCACGCCACTTGCAGGTGAACAAATCAAACCTGCAAATTTAGGACGTTCTGGGTGGTGAGTGACTAACTCTAATTGATAGTGTGAAAGAATAGTTGCTAATATAAGTTTCATTTCAAATAAAGCAAAATTCGCACCAATACAGACACGAGAACCGCCGCCAAATGGCAAAAAATCGTAGGGAGAAAATTGTTTTTCTAAAAAGCGTTCTGGCTGAAATTCTTTTGGATTTGGATATAAATCTTCACGCTGATGGGTTGAATAAATATTACCAATAAGTATTGTACCGGGATGCAGTTCGTAGCCCATGATTTCAACGGTCGATTCTACCAACCTGGGAAATGTAAACAATTGAGTTGGGTAAATTCGCAAAATTTCATTACATACAGCACTTAAGTACGGTAGTGCAACAATGCTCATAGGGTCTGGATTTTGACCAAGACTATCAAGTTCTTCGAGTAATTTTTCTCGAACATTTTTTAAACGATGAATCCAATACAAAGACCAACTAATAGCAGTTCCGGAGGCGTCACCAGATGCAAATATAGGTGATAATAAAAGGTCGCGTACTTCTTCATCGCTTAATGTTTCGCCTGTTTCATCACGAGCAAATATTAGATCGCCAAGTATATCAGTGTGTGAAAAATCTGCTTGCTGGCGACGTTCTTTGACCTCAGTAGATAGTAGTTGGAAAAGTTCTCGTCGTAGGTTAAGGACATACCCTTGTGGACTCCATCGACCTAAATCTTTTTCTAAGAAAATCTTGCTAAGAATTTTAACTATCAGAGATTGTCTATCGAGTTTAAGTAAACATGCAAATAAATGTTTAATTTTCTCATAGCGCTCTCCTTGATGCAAACCAATTACCCGTTCTATACCCACTTGAAAAGTAATATCTTCAAT
It encodes the following:
- a CDS encoding cytochrome P450, encoding MKLPPVIKTPFWLLGLQFEFNPFGYLDGISQRYGDIVTIMSGSTPIVYISNPLGIKEIFTNTKEIIARGALNEEFAFITGNQGLLQLDGLIHKNRRKLLMQAFHGARMQACGRGICELTEKMMNKQVVGKPFVAYPVIEDITFQVGIERVIGLHQGERYEKIKHLFACLLKLDRQSLIVKILSKIFLEKDLGRWSPQGYVLNLRRELFQLLSTEVKERRQQADFSHTDILGDLIFARDETGETLSDEEVRDLLLSPIFASGDASGTAISWSLYWIHRLKNVREKLLEELDSLGQNPDPMSIVALPYLSAVCNEILRIYPTQLFTFPRLVESTVEIMGYELHPGTILIGNIYSTHQREDLYPNPKEFQPERFLEKQFSPYDFLPFGGGSRVCIGANFALFEMKLILATILSHYQLELVTHHPERPKFAGLICSPASGVKMVMHSRCQDRGQSQPLAAGLV
- a CDS encoding SDR family NAD(P)-dependent oxidoreductase yields the protein MNQSHKGAVVITGTSTGLGRATALSLAKQGYNVFAGVRTEKDAQSLKQAASGNLTPIIMDITKAQEIKSATEFVSLAVGDAGLFALINNAVVAVDGPLECIPIDDIRFNFEVNVVGQIAVTQAFLPLIRKAKGRIINISAICGRLALPYRSLLSASKFAIESITDSLRMELHSSGIEVISILPAGIITPEQADKVEASYQQTLANMSPEVKAIYGKNYKIYMEGAVGDNRTAGLPPEKVANTILEALEARKPKRQYFVVQSSWYLTLYALYKRLVPHQYFYDNFYQDMRKGMGLD
- a CDS encoding cytochrome P450 — translated: MTLPPGPKTPLWLLRQQLDNNPLDCLDAIYKRYGDIVTITSGSTPIVYVSNPSGIKQYLTNTKEITISTIPPGDSPISVGQMGQQGILHIDGLVHKHRRSILMKAYHGERMNASGKTICEITKKIINQQAISAAGYAYPKTFIANEILSKITLQVAIEVVIGLREGERYEKIKHLYTSCMKYEKSTLFNIIKKLPFTQLDLGRLSPWGYHKYLLKEIFQFLYDEVKERRKQADPSCSDMLSDLIFACDETGEPLSDEEVRDLLFLPISASNNGATDSLTWLLYWVHRLTDVREQLLEELDSLGENPDPLRIVALPYLNAVCHETLRIYPSSMFSLPRVVMSPVEIMGYELIPGTVLFTNIYSTHQREDVYPEPKEFKPERFLEKKFSPYEFIPFGGGARSCIAGSFSIFQMKLVLATILSNYKLTLVNKRPERQKHSNDQCYAESGVKMVMHGRRQHQEKSQPLVSDLV